The Hirundo rustica isolate bHirRus1 chromosome 29, bHirRus1.pri.v3, whole genome shotgun sequence genome window below encodes:
- the ADAM15 gene encoding disintegrin and metalloproteinase domain-containing protein 15 isoform X2, producing the protein MGAMVPRLLLAAGLLLAADTGNSAGDSSQQQSEELGHSWSVTPWVLWDNRILSLAEATQEGFPARLRVLLELEGMRLLLELEQNWELVQGTGALLYYLPDGTRVIQEPSEQEHCCYQGTVQGFSGSWASLCACAGLSGRLWLSDTRSYTLEPDASSLPGQHLRVVRLEPQSCGQGPRAGAGAAEPLWPQRGKRAAAEQHFVELVMVVDHAAFRNYPSLQRVHTRTLEIANQVDVFFRPLGVRVALLAVEVWSEGDKIAVGGSARAVLERFLRWRREELLPRLPHDNAQLLTGAHFDDVSVGMSTQASMCSPTRSGGVSMDHSVSVLVVASTVAHQLGHNLGMRHDGTGRLCNCGDLQHDRGCIMAPPTGLTPGLSFSNCSRQDLERSLQQGQGWCLSNVPEPQLLTGSPTCGNHFVELGEECDCGLSVECTDPCCNSSSCQLMPGAVCASGDTCCQDCQLRRAGHVCRELLGECDLPEFCDGVSPRCPPDTFLQDGQPCAGGQARCYSGACATYEGQCQQLLGPGAGPVSSSCMAALNTRGDERGHCGQLPNGSYVTCTQQDTSCGMLQCQRGSTREGSCQGTALAGDEDVTDAAMVLPGTACGPGKMCLQHRCQDVSVLGDQQCQSKCHGHGVCNNHGHCHCERGWAPPTCDSPGVGGSQDSGPAGLERGGSALPTALLLSALLGLALALGLCRARRAGLHKHLCQLGKGTSCQYSAETRVRFLGPGAADGWSGISQPEPRSGSNQGPPARPRPPQWRQATELQVMHGSKPAALGSARPDPPSRPLPPDPVPKAPPSDRPPPPTRPLPADPVLLGTQPPGPAKPPPPQRPLPSDPSGPSLPRSETPPGHPYVTVIPARPAPAPPEA; encoded by the exons ggagctggtgcAGGGCACCGGGGCGCTGCTCTATTACCTGCCCGACGGCACACGGGTGATCCAGGAGCCCAGCGAGCAG gagcactgctgcTACCAGGGGACAGTGCAGGGCTTCTCCGGCTCCTGGGCCAGCCTCTGTGCCTGCGCTGGACTCAG CGGCCGCCTCTGGCTGTCGGACACCAGGAGCTACACACTGGAGCCGGACGCCAGCAgcctcccagggcagcacctTCGGGTGGTGCGGCTGGAGCCGCAGAGCTGCGGGCAGGGCCCCCGcgctggggcaggggcagcagagcccctctGGCCACAGAGG GGCAagcgggcagcagcagagcagcactttGTGGAGCTGGTGATGGTGGTGGACCACGCTGCG TTCCGGAATTACCCCAGCCTACAGCGTGTTCACACTCGGACCCTGGAAATTGCCAACCAGGTGGATGTG TTCTTCCGCCCGCTGGGAGTGCGGGTGGCCCTGCTGGCGGTGGAGGTCTGGAGCGAGGGCGACAAGATCGCGGTGGGCGGCAGCGCCCGGGCCGTGCTGGAGCGGTTCCTGCGCTGGCGccgggaggagctgctgccccggctgccccacGACAATGCCCAGCTCCTGAC GGGTGCCCACTTCGATGATGTCTCAGTGGGGATGTCGACTCAAGCCTCCATGTGTTCCCCCACACGTTCCGGGGGGGTCAGCATG GACCACTCCGTCAGTGTCCTAGTCGTCGCCTCCACCGTGGCCCATCAGCTGGGGCACAACCTGGGCATGCGCCACGACGGCACCGGGCGTCTCTGCAACTGCGGCGACCTCCAGCACGACCGTGGCTGCATCATGGCACCGCCTACAGG gttGACGCCTGGCTTGAGCTTCAGCAACTGTAGCCGGCAGGACCTGGAGCgcagcctgcagcagggccagggctggtgCCTCTCCAACGTCCCCGAGCCCCAGCTCCTGACGGGGAGCCCCACCTGCGGGAACCACTTCGTAGAGCTGGGTGAAGAATGTGACTGCGGCCTCAGCGTG GAGTGCACCGATCCTTGCtgcaacagcagctcctgccagctgatGCCAGGCGCCGTGTGTGCATCCGGGGACACCTGCTGCCAGGACTGCCAG CTGCGCCGTGCTGGACACGTGTGTCGGGAGCTGCTGGGCGAGTGCGACCTGCCCGAGTTCTGTGACGGGGTCTCACCGCGCTGCCCCCCTGACACGTTCCTGCAGGACGGGCAGCCCTGTGCCGGCGGGCAGGCACGCTGCTACAGCGGGGCCTGTGCCACCTATgaggggcagtgccagcagctgctggggccag GTGCCGGTCCTGTCTCCAGCTCCTGCATGGCCGCCCTGAACACAAGAGGGGATGAACGTGGGCACTGCGGGCAGCTCCCCAACGGCTCCTATGTCACTTGCACCCAGCA ggacaccagcTGTGGGATGCTGCAGTGCCAGCGCGGCAGCACCCGCGAAGGGTCCTGCCAGGGCACCGCCCTGGCCGGGGACGAGGATGTGACCGATGCGGCCATGGTGCTGCCTGGCACCGCCTGTGGGCCCGGGAAG ATGTGCCTCCAGCACAGGTGCCAGGACGTCTCCGTGCTGGGTGaccagcagtgccagagcaaATGCCACGGGCACGGG GTGTGCAACAACCACGGGCACTGCCACTGTGAGCGGGGCTGGGCCCCCCCAACCTGCGACAGCCCCGGCGTGGGGGGCAGCCAGGACAGCGGCCCTGCCGGCCTCGAGCGAG GGGGAAGCGCCCTGCCCACGGCCCTGCTGCTGAGCGCGCTGCTGGGGCTGGCGCTGGCGCTGGGGCTGTGCCGAGCCCGCCGTGCCGGCCTGCACAAGCACCTCTGCCAGCTTGGCAAAGGCACCTCCTGCCAGTACAG TGCTGAGACCCGGGTGCGGTTCCTGGGTCCCGGAGCCGCAGACGGCTGGAGCGG GATCTCACAGCCAGAGCCCCGGTCGGGCAGCAACCAAGGTCCCCCTGCGCGTCCCCGGCCCCCGCAGTGGCGTCaagccacagagctgcaggtcATGCATGGCAGCAAG CCGGCTGCCCTCGGCTCAGCCCGGCCTGATCCGCCCTCCCGGCCTCTCCCGCCGGACCCTGTGCCCAAG GCCCCCCCCTCGGACAGGCCACCCCCCCCCACACGCCCGCTGCCTGCggaccctgtgctgctgggcaccCAG CCCCCAGGTCCGGCCAAGCCGCCCCCACCACAGCGGCCGCTGCCCTCGGACCCCTCGGGCCCTTCGCTGCCCCGCAGTGAGACCCCCCCTGGGCACCCCTATGTCACCGTGATTCCTGCCAG gcccgccccggccccgccagaGGCCTGA
- the ADAM15 gene encoding disintegrin and metalloproteinase domain-containing protein 15 isoform X3: MVPRLLLAAGLLLAADTGNSAGDSSQQQSEELGHSWSVTPWVLWDNRILSLAEATQEGFPARLRVLLELEGMRLLLELEQNWELVQGTGALLYYLPDGTRVIQEPSEQEHCCYQGTVQGFSGSWASLCACAGLSGRLWLSDTRSYTLEPDASSLPGQHLRVVRLEPQSCGQGPRAGAGAAEPLWPQRGKRAAAEQHFVELVMVVDHAAFRNYPSLQRVHTRTLEIANQVDVFFRPLGVRVALLAVEVWSEGDKIAVGGSARAVLERFLRWRREELLPRLPHDNAQLLTGAHFDDVSVGMSTQASMCSPTRSGGVSMDHSVSVLVVASTVAHQLGHNLGMRHDGTGRLCNCGDLQHDRGCIMAPPTGLTPGLSFSNCSRQDLERSLQQGQGWCLSNVPEPQLLTGSPTCGNHFVELGEECDCGLSVECTDPCCNSSSCQLMPGAVCASGDTCCQDCQLRRAGHVCRELLGECDLPEFCDGVSPRCPPDTFLQDGQPCAGGQARCYSGACATYEGQCQQLLGPGAGPVSSSCMAALNTRGDERGHCGQLPNGSYVTCTQQDTSCGMLQCQRGSTREGSCQGTALAGDEDVTDAAMVLPGTACGPGKMCLQHRCQDVSVLGDQQCQSKCHGHGVCNNHGHCHCERGWAPPTCDSPGVGGSQDSGPAGLERGGSALPTALLLSALLGLALALGLCRARRAGLHKHLCQLGKGTSCQYRISQPEPRSGSNQGPPARPRPPQWRQATELQVMHGSKPAALGSARPDPPSRPLPPDPVPKAPPSDRPPPPTRPLPADPVLLGTQPPGPAKPPPPQRPLPSDPSGPSLPRSETPPGHPYVTVIPARPAPAPPEA, from the exons ggagctggtgcAGGGCACCGGGGCGCTGCTCTATTACCTGCCCGACGGCACACGGGTGATCCAGGAGCCCAGCGAGCAG gagcactgctgcTACCAGGGGACAGTGCAGGGCTTCTCCGGCTCCTGGGCCAGCCTCTGTGCCTGCGCTGGACTCAG CGGCCGCCTCTGGCTGTCGGACACCAGGAGCTACACACTGGAGCCGGACGCCAGCAgcctcccagggcagcacctTCGGGTGGTGCGGCTGGAGCCGCAGAGCTGCGGGCAGGGCCCCCGcgctggggcaggggcagcagagcccctctGGCCACAGAGG GGCAagcgggcagcagcagagcagcactttGTGGAGCTGGTGATGGTGGTGGACCACGCTGCG TTCCGGAATTACCCCAGCCTACAGCGTGTTCACACTCGGACCCTGGAAATTGCCAACCAGGTGGATGTG TTCTTCCGCCCGCTGGGAGTGCGGGTGGCCCTGCTGGCGGTGGAGGTCTGGAGCGAGGGCGACAAGATCGCGGTGGGCGGCAGCGCCCGGGCCGTGCTGGAGCGGTTCCTGCGCTGGCGccgggaggagctgctgccccggctgccccacGACAATGCCCAGCTCCTGAC GGGTGCCCACTTCGATGATGTCTCAGTGGGGATGTCGACTCAAGCCTCCATGTGTTCCCCCACACGTTCCGGGGGGGTCAGCATG GACCACTCCGTCAGTGTCCTAGTCGTCGCCTCCACCGTGGCCCATCAGCTGGGGCACAACCTGGGCATGCGCCACGACGGCACCGGGCGTCTCTGCAACTGCGGCGACCTCCAGCACGACCGTGGCTGCATCATGGCACCGCCTACAGG gttGACGCCTGGCTTGAGCTTCAGCAACTGTAGCCGGCAGGACCTGGAGCgcagcctgcagcagggccagggctggtgCCTCTCCAACGTCCCCGAGCCCCAGCTCCTGACGGGGAGCCCCACCTGCGGGAACCACTTCGTAGAGCTGGGTGAAGAATGTGACTGCGGCCTCAGCGTG GAGTGCACCGATCCTTGCtgcaacagcagctcctgccagctgatGCCAGGCGCCGTGTGTGCATCCGGGGACACCTGCTGCCAGGACTGCCAG CTGCGCCGTGCTGGACACGTGTGTCGGGAGCTGCTGGGCGAGTGCGACCTGCCCGAGTTCTGTGACGGGGTCTCACCGCGCTGCCCCCCTGACACGTTCCTGCAGGACGGGCAGCCCTGTGCCGGCGGGCAGGCACGCTGCTACAGCGGGGCCTGTGCCACCTATgaggggcagtgccagcagctgctggggccag GTGCCGGTCCTGTCTCCAGCTCCTGCATGGCCGCCCTGAACACAAGAGGGGATGAACGTGGGCACTGCGGGCAGCTCCCCAACGGCTCCTATGTCACTTGCACCCAGCA ggacaccagcTGTGGGATGCTGCAGTGCCAGCGCGGCAGCACCCGCGAAGGGTCCTGCCAGGGCACCGCCCTGGCCGGGGACGAGGATGTGACCGATGCGGCCATGGTGCTGCCTGGCACCGCCTGTGGGCCCGGGAAG ATGTGCCTCCAGCACAGGTGCCAGGACGTCTCCGTGCTGGGTGaccagcagtgccagagcaaATGCCACGGGCACGGG GTGTGCAACAACCACGGGCACTGCCACTGTGAGCGGGGCTGGGCCCCCCCAACCTGCGACAGCCCCGGCGTGGGGGGCAGCCAGGACAGCGGCCCTGCCGGCCTCGAGCGAG GGGGAAGCGCCCTGCCCACGGCCCTGCTGCTGAGCGCGCTGCTGGGGCTGGCGCTGGCGCTGGGGCTGTGCCGAGCCCGCCGTGCCGGCCTGCACAAGCACCTCTGCCAGCTTGGCAAAGGCACCTCCTGCCAGTACAG GATCTCACAGCCAGAGCCCCGGTCGGGCAGCAACCAAGGTCCCCCTGCGCGTCCCCGGCCCCCGCAGTGGCGTCaagccacagagctgcaggtcATGCATGGCAGCAAG CCGGCTGCCCTCGGCTCAGCCCGGCCTGATCCGCCCTCCCGGCCTCTCCCGCCGGACCCTGTGCCCAAG GCCCCCCCCTCGGACAGGCCACCCCCCCCCACACGCCCGCTGCCTGCggaccctgtgctgctgggcaccCAG CCCCCAGGTCCGGCCAAGCCGCCCCCACCACAGCGGCCGCTGCCCTCGGACCCCTCGGGCCCTTCGCTGCCCCGCAGTGAGACCCCCCCTGGGCACCCCTATGTCACCGTGATTCCTGCCAG gcccgccccggccccgccagaGGCCTGA